TCGATGACGAGGGGCTGCCCCGGTCCCACGAGGGCCCGGAAGATCGAGCTCAGGCCGCTCTGGCTACCCGAGAGCACCAGGACGTCCCGGGCGCTCGGCGGCGTGACGTCCACGGGAGCGGACGCCGCGAGTTCCCCTGCGAACCAGGCCTGCAGCTCGGGGAGTCCCGCTGCGGGGGAGCGCCCCATGGCCGCGTCGGTGCGGGCCGCCCGGGTGATGGCCGAGCGGACGAGCCGTTCGGGGAGCAGCTCACGGGCGGGGTACCCGGAATGCAGACTGATGGCATCCGGCGCCACGGTGCGCTGGGTCGCGGAGAGCGAGCCGCCCCGCGACGGCGGAGCCCCGAGTGCCGCTGTCTGCCACCCGAAATCGATGGGACGCGTGGGCCGGACGCCCCGGACGAAGGTGCCGACGCCCGGGCGGCTCTCGATGAGGCCCAGGGACGCGAGGGTCCGCATCGCCTTCTGCACGGTGACCGGGCTGGCGCCGTATTCGGCCGTCAGGGCCCGGCTGGAGGGCACCTTGGCCCCCGGTGCGGCGGTGGCGATCCACGCGCGCAGGCCCCGGACGATGCGCTCGGTGCTATCATGATTCATGAAGGTACATAGTAGCGTTACTCCGCAGAGAACGACAGTGCTATCCCGGCACGTGCCCTCCGGACGAGGATCGTCCGGACAAGGGCCGTCCCGGCATCCGGGACGATCCGGTGACCGGGGCCTTCTCCGGCATCCCGGGCTCTGGTGGGGTCTGCTGGGCGTGACGGCTTTCTCTTTCACTCTCCCCTTCACGCGGATCGCGGCGGCGGGCCTCCCGGCCTTGTTCATCGGCTCGGCCCGCGCGGTCGTCGCGGCGGTGCTCGCCGCCTGCGCCCTCGCGCTCACCCGGCAACGGCTGCCTCGTGGGGCGCAGTGGCTGCGGCTCGCGGTCGTGGCCGCCGGCGTCGTCGTCGGCTTCCCGGTGCTCACGTCCTACGCGCTGACCACCGTGCCCGCGAGCCATGCCGCCGTCGTGATCGGCCTGCTGCCCGCGGCGACGGCGGTGCTCGCCGTCTTTCGCGGCAAGGAACGGCCGGCGCGCTCGTTCTGGGTGTTCTCCGCGCTCGGCGCCGTCTGCGCTGTGGCCTTCGCCTCGGTGCAGGGTGACGGGATCGCGACCCTGCACTGGGCCGACGCCCTGCTGTTCGCCGCGGTGCTCGCGGCCGCCGCCGGCTACGCGGAAGGTGGGCTGCTCGCCCGCGAACTCGGCTCTTGGCAGACCGTCTCCTGGGCCCTCGTTCTCGCCGCGCCCCTCATGACGGTGCTGACGATCGTCTCCCTTGACGGACGGGTCCTCCAGGCGGGCCCGGAACAGTGGTGGGCGTTCGCCTACCTGGCCGTCGTGAGCATGTTCCTGGGATTCTTCGCGTGGTACCGCGGACTCGCCATCGGCCCGATGGCTCAGGTGAGCCAGATCCAGCTCACCCAGCCGGTCATGAGCATCCTCTGGGCGGCTCTGCTGCTGGGCGAGCGGCCCGGCATTCCGACGCTGCTGGGCGGCGTCGCCGTCATCCTGTGCGCCACGCTCGCGGTCCGCACCCGACTCGCCCCCGCTACCCCCGTGACCCCCGCGAAAGGACACTGATGCGTCACACACCCCGCTATCTCATGACCGATCCCGACGAGGTCAAGCGGCTCATCCGCAACAACCCGTGGGCGACCTTCGTCTCGCCGTCGTCTCAGGGGCTCACGGCGTCCCACTACCCGGCCATCCTGGACGAGGAGGAGGACGGGATCGTCATCGTCAGCCACTTCGGCCGTCCGGACGAGAAACTCCACGAACTCGGCGAGCACGAGATCCTGGTCATCATCCAGGGTCCGCACGACTACGTCTCACCGAGCTGGTACGCGCCGGGCGACCTGGTGCCCACCTGGAATCACGTGACCGCTCATCTGTACGGGACGCCGGAGTTCCTGAGCGACGAGGAGAACTACGCCATGCTGGGCCGTCTCACGGATCACTTCGAACGCCACCAGCCGCACGGCCGGAGCCTGAGCGAGGACGAGGAGGGGACGCGCCGCATCGCGAAGGGCACGGTCGGGCTGCGGATGAAGGTCGACCGCTTCGAGGCGCGGGCGAAGCTCAGTCAGAACAAGGGCCCGGAGACGGTGGAGAACATCGTGGGGGAGGTGGGGAAGAAGAACCCCGCGCTGGCCGAGGAGATGCGCCGGGTCCACCCCCGCCAGGAGGGGTGAGGCCATCCCCGGCACGCCCTCGAAAAGTCGGTTCCGCCGGGTGCGGGTGTCTGACGGTAGGCTGAAAGAAGCCTCAACCGGGCTCTGAGAAGGCTTTCTACAGAAAGGTTCATCATGGGATTTCTTGGTTGGATCGTCCTTGGACTCATCGCCGGCGCGATTGCGAAGGCCCTCATGCCGGGCGAGCAGGGCGGCGGCTGGCTGGCGACCCTGCTCCTCGGAGTGGTGGGCGCACTGGTAGGCGGCTGGATCGGATCAGCCATCTTCAATGTCGGCGTGAATGAATTCTGGTCCCTGTCGACGTGGCTGCTGGCGATCGTCGGATCGCTCGTGGTCCTCTTCATCTGGGGCCTCATCACGAAGAAACGCGCCTGACGGCGTGTTGACGACGACGGCGGGGCCGGTCCTTCGGGGCCGGCCCCGCCGTCGTTCATCCGGGGTCCGTCGTCGAGCGCCTCGCTGCGCCGCTAGCCTTGCGTGCTGAGCGGCTTGAGGGGGACGAATACGCGCGGCTGACCCGCCCATTGGGGCGAGAGGTCCTCGATGGTCTCATTGATCAGCTTGGCCGAGGCGCGGCGGGCCGCCGCTGCCTTGCCGTCCAGAATGGCCCGGGCCACGTCGAGGTGCCATTGGAGGGCCTCCTCCTTCGGCTGGCTCGGCATCAGTCCGTGCGTGGTGCGTCCGGCCAGGGTCTCGGCGACCTGTCCGATCAGGGTCGCGAACATCTCGTTCCCCGAACCGCTGAGCACCAGGGCGTGGAACCGTGTGTCGAGGTCGAGGAAGCGTTCAAGCTTCCCTTGGCGCCCCACCCTCGCCATCTCCTCGGCCACCTGCAGCAGTTCGCGCCGCAGCGCGAAGGGCGCGTTCTGCGCCGCCAGCTCACTGGCCACGGGTTCCACCGCGGAGCGCAGTTCCGCGAGGGACCGCAACTGGGCGCCCCGCGCGTCGCTGTCCATCTTCCAGCGGATCACGCTGGCGTCGAAGGGATTCCAGGCGTGGGCCGGGAGCACGCGGATGCCCACCCGCTTGATGCTCTCCACCATGCCGAGGGACTGAAGGACCCGGACGGCCTCGCGGACCACGGACCGGGACACTTTCAGCTCGGCCTCAAGGTTCTCCGCCAGCATGACGTGACCCGCGGGAAGGTCCCCGGTGACGATCCTGCGTCCGAGGATCTCCAGTGCCTGGTGGTGAAGGCTGGGCTGACGGCTCGTCATCGATGTCGAAATCCTCAGGGTGAAGTGGTCAAATGTGAAGTAACACCAGCGTAGGTTCTTCCGGCGGTTTCCGCCCCGACCGCGTGAAATGTGCTTCACCTTACAGCTGGCTCTTCCGTCGCCGGTGTCCAGGACGTAGGGTTGGAAACGTCTTGTTAAAATCAGATTACTAGCATTGACTTGGAGTGTAGATGCCTGCACAAATCGGTGTCACCGGTCTCGCCGTCATGGGGGCCAACCTGGCCCGGAACCTCGCCCGCAACGGCTTCACGGTCGCTCTGCACAACCGCTCCGTGGAGAAGACGGACGCCCTGCTCGCCGCTCACGGCGACGAAGGCGACTTCGTCCGCACCGAGAGCCTCCAGGAACTCGTCGACTCGCTCGAGAAGCCGCGCCGCGTCCTCATCATGGTGAAGGCGGGTGCTCCCGTCGACGCTGTCGTGGACCAGCTCGTCCCGCTGCTGGATGAAGGCGACATCGTGATCGACGCCGGCAACTCCCACTACACGGACACCCGCCGTCGCGAAGCCGCGCTGGCGGAGAAGGGCCTGCACTTCGTGGGCGTCGGCGTCTCCGGTGGTGAGGAAGGTGCACTCAACGGCCCGTCCATCATGCCCGGCGGCTCCAAGGAGTCCTACGAGGCTCTCGGCCCGTTGCTCGAGAAGATCTCCGCTCACGTGGACGGCGAGCCCTGCTGCGCCTGGATCGGCACCGACGGCGCCGGCCACTTCGTCAAGATGGTCCACAACGGCATCGAGTACGCCGACATGCAGGTCATCGGTGAGGCCTACGACCTGCTGCGCAGCGCCGCCGGCATCGAGCCTGCCGAACAGGCCAAGATCTTCGAAGAGTGGAACAAGGGCGAGCTGTCCTCCTTCCTGATCGAGATCTCCGCCGAGGTTCTCGGCCATGTGGACGCCAAGACCGGCAAGCCGTTCGTGGACGTCGTGGTCGATTCCGCCGGTCAGAAGGGCACGGGCCGCTGGACGGTCCAGTCCGCCCTGGACCTGGGTTCGCCGGTCTCCGGCATCGCCGAGTCCGTGTTCGCCCGCGGCATCTCCTCGCAGCGCGCCCAGCGCGCAATCGCCCAGGAGACGCTGGAAGGCCACGAGATCGAGGTGGCCCTTCCGGAGAACTTCGTGGAGGACGTCCGCCAGGCCCTCTACGCCTCCAAGCTCGTCAGCTACGCGCAGGGCCTGGACATGCTGACCAGCGCCGCCAAGGAGTACGGCTGGGACCTGAAGCTGGACGAGATCGCCTCCCTGTGGCGTGCCGGCTGCATCATCCGCGCCGAGCTGCTCAAGGACATCATGGCCGCCTACGAAGGCGACGCCAAGCCGGAGAACCTCCTGTTCGCCCCGGCGTTCGCGAAGTCCGTCGGCGAGGCCGTCCCGGCGTGGCGCCGTGTGGTGGCCACCGCGGTGCAGCTGGGCATCCCGGTCCCGGTGTTCTCCTCCTCGCTGGCCTACTACGACGGCCTGCGCCGCAAGCGCCTGCCGGCCGCCCTGATCCAGGGCCAGCGTGACCTCTTCGGCGCCCACACCTACGGGCGCGTGGATGAAGAGGGCACGTTCCATACCCAGTGGAGCGGTGACCGCACCGAGGTCAGCGCGGTCGACACCCACTGACGCACCCCACACGACGACGGCGGCCCTCACCTTCCGGTGGGGGCCGCCGTCGTGCTTCAACGCCTTGCGTGCTCAGTTGTTGCGGGTGTTCGGCGTGAACACCCGCAACAATTGAGCACGCAACGCGAGGCGAGGTCAGTCTTTGCCGAGGTGCCGGGCGATCGTCTTCATCTCCGGCGTGAAGGCGTAGACGGTCCCGTTCGCCGCGGACACCCACCACTTCCCGCAGTAGTGGCTCGCCTTGCGCTCCTGACCGGCCGGCCACCAATCGGCGGAGAGGGTGGCCTCCGAGATGAAGTCGTCGGCCTTGCGCCGGTCGTCTTTCCCCGGCTGGGGGCTCGGTGCGGCGCCGGAGGGAACGGCCTTGCACTGGGCGGGGAGACCCGAGGCGTCTCCGGAGTACTTCAGGATGCGCTCGGCGCCGGTGGTCCGGATGACCTCACGGACGTCCGTGGCTCCGGCCGGGATCCAGGCGGGGGCCACGCCGTCCTTCGTGGCCTCGGAGCCGCGGGGCCAGTCGTGGCTCTCCCGCTTGTCGTAGTTGTCGGCCAGGGGCGTGATGCCGCAGGCGCTCAGCGGCAGCAGGGCGGCGCCGGCCAGGCCGAGGACCGTCAGTTTCCGAGCGCGGCCGGACACGGTGGGGTTCTTCAGAGTTCTCATACCGTCCACGCTATGAGCGGGTACCCGGCCGCCGCCTCGGACCCGGGACGGACTTGCGCGCCAGGGTTCTCGGCCCGAGGGCGGAGAGAGCCTGTCAGATGTAGTAGTACTCCGCGGGGTCCACGGCCGGCTTCGTTTCGACCTCGGCCACGCGGGGACGCCAGGTGGCGGGGATTCCG
This portion of the Arthrobacter woluwensis genome encodes:
- a CDS encoding GlsB/YeaQ/YmgE family stress response membrane protein; this encodes MGFLGWIVLGLIAGAIAKALMPGEQGGGWLATLLLGVVGALVGGWIGSAIFNVGVNEFWSLSTWLLAIVGSLVVLFIWGLITKKRA
- a CDS encoding FMN-binding negative transcriptional regulator; its protein translation is MRHTPRYLMTDPDEVKRLIRNNPWATFVSPSSQGLTASHYPAILDEEEDGIVIVSHFGRPDEKLHELGEHEILVIIQGPHDYVSPSWYAPGDLVPTWNHVTAHLYGTPEFLSDEENYAMLGRLTDHFERHQPHGRSLSEDEEGTRRIAKGTVGLRMKVDRFEARAKLSQNKGPETVENIVGEVGKKNPALAEEMRRVHPRQEG
- the gndA gene encoding NADP-dependent phosphogluconate dehydrogenase is translated as MPAQIGVTGLAVMGANLARNLARNGFTVALHNRSVEKTDALLAAHGDEGDFVRTESLQELVDSLEKPRRVLIMVKAGAPVDAVVDQLVPLLDEGDIVIDAGNSHYTDTRRREAALAEKGLHFVGVGVSGGEEGALNGPSIMPGGSKESYEALGPLLEKISAHVDGEPCCAWIGTDGAGHFVKMVHNGIEYADMQVIGEAYDLLRSAAGIEPAEQAKIFEEWNKGELSSFLIEISAEVLGHVDAKTGKPFVDVVVDSAGQKGTGRWTVQSALDLGSPVSGIAESVFARGISSQRAQRAIAQETLEGHEIEVALPENFVEDVRQALYASKLVSYAQGLDMLTSAAKEYGWDLKLDEIASLWRAGCIIRAELLKDIMAAYEGDAKPENLLFAPAFAKSVGEAVPAWRRVVATAVQLGIPVPVFSSSLAYYDGLRRKRLPAALIQGQRDLFGAHTYGRVDEEGTFHTQWSGDRTEVSAVDTH
- a CDS encoding FadR/GntR family transcriptional regulator, translated to MTSRQPSLHHQALEILGRRIVTGDLPAGHVMLAENLEAELKVSRSVVREAVRVLQSLGMVESIKRVGIRVLPAHAWNPFDASVIRWKMDSDARGAQLRSLAELRSAVEPVASELAAQNAPFALRRELLQVAEEMARVGRQGKLERFLDLDTRFHALVLSGSGNEMFATLIGQVAETLAGRTTHGLMPSQPKEEALQWHLDVARAILDGKAAAARRASAKLINETIEDLSPQWAGQPRVFVPLKPLSTQG